A section of the Rhodobacter sp. genome encodes:
- a CDS encoding TRAP transporter substrate-binding protein, translating into MKKILTTTALVATMVAGGAQAQQHWNLQSTYAGSLPQLGALGIRIAEQITAITGGEIEVTFQNPGGVVPALEVFDAVGSGAVEAGWSTPGYWAGRVPALQLLAAVPFGPRASEYLAWLKFGGGEQFLEELYEPHNIHSVICAVIAPEASGWFRNEIHSVEDLRGLTMRFFGLGAKVMERMGVSTQLLAGGDIFPALELGTIDATEFSMPAIDLNLGFYQVAQHYYFPGWHQQSTFFDLMINLDLWESLDERTQLMINTVCDANIAYGLAEGEAIQVDALRQLEEEHGVQIHRWSDEDLAALEAAWDEVAAELVAEDADFARVYESYTTFRQNYRRWRDLAYLD; encoded by the coding sequence ATGAAAAAGATCCTGACCACGACCGCTCTGGTCGCGACGATGGTTGCTGGTGGCGCACAGGCGCAACAGCACTGGAACCTGCAATCGACCTATGCCGGGTCGTTGCCGCAGCTCGGCGCGCTCGGCATCCGCATCGCGGAGCAGATCACCGCCATCACCGGCGGCGAGATCGAGGTGACCTTCCAGAACCCGGGCGGCGTCGTTCCGGCGCTGGAAGTGTTCGACGCCGTCGGCTCGGGCGCGGTCGAGGCCGGCTGGTCCACGCCCGGCTACTGGGCGGGCCGCGTTCCGGCGCTGCAACTGCTGGCGGCCGTGCCCTTTGGCCCGCGCGCGTCGGAATACCTGGCCTGGCTGAAGTTCGGCGGCGGCGAGCAGTTCCTCGAGGAACTCTACGAGCCGCACAACATCCATTCGGTGATCTGCGCGGTGATCGCGCCCGAGGCCTCGGGCTGGTTCCGCAACGAGATCCACTCGGTCGAGGACCTGCGCGGCCTGACGATGCGCTTCTTCGGCCTGGGCGCCAAGGTGATGGAGCGCATGGGCGTTTCGACCCAGCTTCTGGCGGGCGGCGACATCTTCCCGGCGCTGGAACTCGGCACGATCGACGCGACCGAATTCTCGATGCCGGCGATCGACCTGAACCTGGGCTTCTACCAGGTGGCGCAGCACTACTACTTCCCGGGCTGGCACCAGCAGTCCACGTTCTTTGACCTGATGATCAACCTGGACCTGTGGGAATCGCTCGACGAGCGCACGCAGCTGATGATCAACACCGTCTGCGACGCCAACATCGCCTATGGCCTGGCCGAGGGCGAGGCGATCCAGGTCGATGCGCTGCGCCAGCTCGAGGAAGAGCACGGCGTGCAGATCCACCGCTGGTCCGACGAGGACCTGGCGGCGCTGGAAGCGGCCTGGGACGAGGTCGCGGCCGAACTGGTGGCCGAGGATGCGGATTTCGCCCGCGTCTACGAAAGCTACACCACCTTCCGGCAGAACTATCGCCGCTGGCGCGATCTGGCCTATCTGGACTGA
- a CDS encoding TRAP transporter small permease subunit — MLEAADGLAVACERVGKLAAFLFVPMMLIILYDVMQRKYLGYNPDFTDTWLYNTFSSTRLQEMEWHLHAVLFLLALGYGYVKDAHVRIELVRDNLAPRTRAWIELAGALLFMVPYCYVVIEYGTENAMRAFHIGEGSDALTGLPHRFIIKGMLPIGFVFVALAGLSAALKCVVYLFGPSSMRAASGQYAGHADHAQPAQT, encoded by the coding sequence ATGCTCGAGGCCGCCGACGGGCTGGCCGTGGCCTGCGAACGGGTTGGCAAGCTGGCGGCGTTCCTGTTCGTGCCGATGATGCTGATCATCCTATACGATGTCATGCAGCGCAAGTATCTGGGCTATAACCCCGATTTCACCGACACCTGGCTTTACAACACCTTCTCCTCGACCCGGTTGCAGGAAATGGAGTGGCATCTCCACGCGGTTCTGTTCCTGCTGGCGCTGGGGTATGGCTATGTCAAGGACGCGCATGTCCGCATCGAACTGGTGCGCGACAACCTGGCGCCACGCACCCGCGCCTGGATCGAACTGGCCGGGGCGCTGCTGTTCATGGTGCCCTATTGCTATGTGGTCATCGAATACGGCACCGAGAACGCGATGCGCGCCTTTCACATCGGCGAGGGGTCCGACGCGCTGACCGGCCTGCCGCACCGGTTCATCATCAAGGGGATGCTGCCCATCGGCTTTGTCTTTGTGGCGCTGGCCGGCCTGTCGGCGGCGCTGAAATGCGTGGTCTACCTGTTCGGCCCGTCGTCGATGCGGGCGGCCTCGGGGCAATACGCCGGCCACGCCGACCACGCCCAACCGGCCCAGACCTGA